One window from the genome of Nitrospira defluvii encodes:
- a CDS encoding DUF2523 family protein: protein MTAILTLIYCWLQEFFFSLTDWGLGIWDSVLSVADSTLSTIGTAGLTLPVIPDQYAWVLGATGMSQALAIVASAMGTRFILQTIPFVRWGS from the coding sequence ATGACGGCCATTCTGACGCTTATTTATTGCTGGCTGCAGGAGTTCTTCTTCTCGCTCACGGATTGGGGCCTGGGCATTTGGGACTCGGTACTCTCCGTGGCGGACAGCACCTTGAGCACAATCGGCACGGCAGGGCTCACGCTGCCGGTGATTCCCGATCAATACGCGTGGGTGCTGGGCGCGACGGGGATGAGCCAAGCGCTGGCCATTGTGGCGAGCGCCATGGGAACCCGATTCATTCTCCAAACGATTCCATTTGTGCGGTGGGGTTCATGA
- a CDS encoding zonular occludens toxin domain-containing protein — MIELYEGVPGSGKSYHAICEKFLPWVRQGRRLYISVDGIYLDRLALFTGIDLETLEQQITIWKDSVEVLQAFPHVEPGSAVIIDEAQTVFRSMQKVEPGLLRWLETHRHYGVDILLMSQDFRQMSQGVTRLIEATVKFRKLAFVGLSKKYQGKVRGNPEDHETIRAFVGTYSPAIYAYYSSYASAAIQEEKRSHTIFKSARIAIGIAAGLFAIGLMAWRPWSSLNSTKGISSAGLSGTATLPPSSAASAPGSFVNPFGASVPSAATLVPPKRTVRILGGAGSSANRQGWRYLLDSGEILTAAQITGRYGLMVSEVYEDGAMRVIGEGVFYGPAGD, encoded by the coding sequence ATGATCGAACTGTATGAAGGCGTGCCGGGCTCCGGGAAGTCCTATCACGCAATCTGCGAGAAGTTCTTACCCTGGGTGAGGCAAGGACGACGACTCTATATCTCGGTGGATGGGATTTATCTGGATCGGCTCGCACTCTTTACGGGCATCGATCTGGAAACACTCGAACAACAGATTACGATTTGGAAAGACTCCGTCGAAGTCTTGCAAGCGTTTCCCCATGTCGAGCCTGGGTCGGCGGTCATTATCGATGAGGCGCAGACCGTGTTCCGGTCCATGCAGAAGGTCGAGCCGGGGCTGTTGCGCTGGCTCGAAACCCATCGGCATTACGGCGTGGATATTCTGCTCATGAGTCAGGATTTTCGCCAGATGTCGCAGGGCGTCACCCGATTGATCGAAGCGACGGTGAAGTTTCGCAAGCTGGCCTTTGTGGGTCTCTCGAAAAAGTATCAGGGCAAGGTGCGAGGCAATCCGGAAGATCACGAGACGATTCGCGCCTTCGTGGGCACGTACTCACCGGCAATCTACGCCTACTATTCCAGCTATGCCTCGGCGGCGATCCAGGAAGAGAAGCGGAGTCATACGATCTTCAAATCGGCGCGCATCGCCATCGGAATTGCCGCGGGCCTGTTCGCCATTGGCCTCATGGCCTGGCGTCCTTGGTCGTCCCTGAACAGCACGAAGGGCATTTCGTCGGCTGGACTTAGTGGGACTGCGACTCTGCCTCCATCTTCCGCCGCATCGGCGCCGGGGAGTTTCGTGAATCCCTTCGGTGCGTCTGTCCCCTCTGCAGCCACTCTGGTTCCACCGAAGCGAACGGTGCGAATCCTTGGCGGTGCCGGTTCGTCTGCGAATCGCCAAGGCTGGCGCTACTTGTTGGACAGCGGCGAGATTCTGACGGCTGCTCAGATTACCGGGCGCTATGGCCTGATGGTCTCCGAAGTCTATGAGGACGGCGCGATGCGGGTGATTGGCGAAGGAGTGTTCTATGGACCTGCCGGCGATTGA
- a CDS encoding JAB domain-containing protein, whose amino-acid sequence MSVESSLGSSNGGRPLNPVRTYGVPRYRVTLVREGRAIPVTESVHTSEGAVAILRPLFTGLDREQFLICGLDAKHGLIGINVVSTGSLNLTIVHPREVFKPLILMNAGAWLCAHNHPSGDITPSPEDRVLTKRLREAGDLFGIPLLDHLVLAEERYYSFADQGWPGA is encoded by the coding sequence ATGTCCGTTGAAAGTTCTCTCGGTTCCTCGAACGGTGGACGGCCACTGAACCCGGTTCGAACATACGGTGTCCCTCGGTACCGCGTCACGCTTGTGCGGGAAGGCCGTGCCATTCCGGTTACTGAGTCGGTCCACACGTCGGAAGGCGCCGTGGCCATCCTCCGACCGTTGTTTACCGGTCTGGACCGCGAGCAATTTCTGATCTGCGGTCTCGATGCGAAACATGGTCTGATCGGGATCAATGTTGTCTCCACCGGGTCGCTCAATCTGACCATTGTCCATCCGCGTGAAGTATTTAAACCCCTGATCCTCATGAATGCCGGCGCCTGGCTCTGTGCCCACAATCATCCCTCCGGCGACATCACCCCAAGCCCAGAAGATCGCGTCTTGACCAAACGTCTCCGCGAAGCTGGAGACTTGTTCGGTATTCCATTGCTGGATCATCTCGTCCTGGCCGAAGAACGCTACTATAGCTTCGCCGACCAGGGCTGGCCCGGCGCTTAG
- a CDS encoding helix-turn-helix transcriptional regulator, translating to MNQERQASATLEIMTLAEAAVYLRVSKSTLYQRKDIPRHRMPGSREVRFFKDELMAWVKHGEVRAMETATNGPVFPLDSATASVYHRNPKYRG from the coding sequence ATGAATCAGGAACGGCAAGCCAGCGCGACGTTGGAAATCATGACCCTGGCCGAAGCAGCGGTCTATCTGCGCGTGTCGAAATCCACGCTGTATCAGCGAAAGGATATCCCCCGGCATCGCATGCCCGGATCACGGGAAGTCAGATTCTTCAAAGACGAACTGATGGCATGGGTGAAACACGGCGAGGTGAGAGCGATGGAGACCGCGACGAATGGGCCAGTTTTCCCACTGGACAGCGCCACTGCCAGTGTTTACCATCGGAACCCAAAATATCGGGGATGA
- a CDS encoding adenylosuccinate synthase: protein MANLVIIGSQWGDEGKGKIVDILAKDADMVVRYQGGSNAGHTVINARDTFIFHLIPSGILYRGTRCLIGNGVVVDPGALIEEMDHLQGQGVKIAKNFAVSDRAHLILPYHKAIDKASEQSKGVRRIGTTGRGIGPSYGDKMARIGIRMGDLLNPPLFKQKLEENLVDINWLLEQLHKVDCFELEKVYQQYMGYADRLKSYIIDTTLVVNKAVDAGKTVLFEGAQGTHLDVDFGTYPYVTSSSSSAGGACTGTGVGPTKIDAVMGITKAYTTRVGSGPFPTELTDEVGGWLQERGKEFGATTGRARRCGWFDSVIVRHATRVNGLASLAVTKLDVLDGCKELKICTGYRVNGKLHREMPSDLQALTNCEPVYERVRGWSAPTTGVTTYKKLPAEAKRYLARIEELAECRIDMISTGSRRDETIILNNPLKAGRRIQSKRSR from the coding sequence ATGGCGAATCTCGTCATCATCGGCTCCCAGTGGGGCGACGAAGGCAAAGGGAAGATTGTCGACATTCTTGCGAAGGATGCCGATATGGTCGTGCGGTACCAGGGTGGGTCCAATGCCGGCCATACCGTCATCAATGCGCGGGATACGTTCATCTTCCATCTCATCCCATCCGGCATTTTGTATCGAGGCACGCGGTGTCTCATCGGGAACGGCGTCGTGGTCGACCCAGGGGCCTTGATCGAAGAAATGGACCATTTGCAAGGGCAGGGCGTGAAGATCGCGAAGAATTTTGCCGTCAGTGACCGTGCGCACTTGATCCTGCCCTATCATAAAGCGATTGATAAAGCGTCCGAGCAGTCGAAGGGCGTGCGTCGCATTGGCACCACCGGGCGCGGCATCGGTCCCTCCTACGGGGATAAAATGGCGCGGATCGGGATTCGAATGGGTGATTTGCTGAACCCTCCGCTGTTCAAGCAGAAGCTCGAAGAAAATCTTGTCGATATCAATTGGTTGTTGGAACAACTCCACAAGGTGGACTGTTTCGAGTTGGAAAAGGTGTATCAGCAGTACATGGGCTATGCCGATCGATTGAAGAGTTACATCATCGATACGACCCTGGTCGTCAATAAAGCGGTGGATGCCGGCAAGACAGTCTTGTTTGAGGGCGCTCAGGGCACCCACTTGGATGTCGATTTCGGTACCTACCCCTACGTGACCTCATCGAGTTCATCGGCTGGCGGCGCCTGCACGGGAACCGGCGTGGGGCCCACGAAAATCGATGCTGTCATGGGGATTACCAAAGCCTACACCACGCGCGTCGGCAGTGGTCCATTTCCGACTGAATTAACTGACGAAGTGGGCGGTTGGTTACAGGAGCGCGGGAAAGAATTCGGTGCGACGACGGGGCGTGCTCGCCGATGCGGCTGGTTCGACAGCGTCATTGTGCGTCATGCCACCAGAGTGAATGGTTTGGCGTCGCTGGCCGTGACCAAGTTGGATGTGTTGGATGGATGCAAGGAGCTCAAGATCTGCACGGGCTATCGCGTGAATGGCAAGCTTCATCGAGAGATGCCGTCAGACTTGCAGGCGTTGACGAATTGCGAACCGGTGTATGAGCGGGTGCGTGGCTGGAGTGCCCCGACCACCGGCGTGACGACCTACAAAAAATTGCCTGCAGAGGCCAAGCGTTATCTCGCGAGGATTGAAGAGTTAGCTGAGTGCCGGATCGATATGATTTCCACCGGCTCGCGGCGTGATGAAACCATCATCCTCAACAATCCGCTTAAGGCCGGTCGCCGTATCCAGTCGAAACGTTCACGATAG
- a CDS encoding ABC-F family ATP-binding cassette domain-containing protein: MLQLESVHKQFSTKVLLEGATAHLRPGARVGLVGPNGAGKTTLFRMILGEESPDKGTIRKRPRLRVGYLPQELETIVGKTVLDAVHRDMYPEHEAERILMGLGFSVADFSRPIENLSGGYRMRVALAHLLLSNPDVLMLDEPTNHLDKPTQRWFERFLLDSNLTLLVISHDTKFLDSIATHIWELRDRTLQEYRGNYTKFQELRAARDAQIEAAANRQSKEVARVQNFIDRFRYQANKAKQVQSRIKQLDKVKLIERQRDTKRVRFKFPLPAASGRHVLELKGVAKSYGEKIIYQSLNFAVERGQRIALVGENGAGKSTLLKMLAGVLPFEKGSRHVGHGVTLHYFAQHQAESLNPDDTILESLAEVSAQAETNFLRGIAGAFLFSGDDQKKPIKALSGGERNRVALARMLVEPANTLLLDEPTNHLDPASVDMLTDAMTDFPGTIIFISHDPTFLARVATLIVEVDDGQAKNYLGDYEYYLWKKAQEFESIKESSAELAAAKADKSAGPTKAMTSQVQPKSQGGERRDLSKTQARLEKQVSRAESEIATMEQKVKAREQELADPALYREHGRWGELQQELESWKKELERLTARWESLSQELQDVREKLTAAG; this comes from the coding sequence ATGCTTCAGCTTGAGTCCGTCCATAAGCAATTTTCGACCAAAGTCCTGCTCGAAGGAGCCACGGCTCACCTGCGTCCCGGTGCGCGCGTGGGTCTTGTCGGCCCGAACGGAGCCGGAAAAACCACGCTGTTCCGGATGATCTTGGGTGAGGAATCTCCCGACAAGGGCACCATTCGCAAACGCCCGCGACTGCGCGTCGGCTATCTCCCGCAAGAATTGGAAACCATCGTCGGGAAGACTGTGCTCGATGCCGTGCACCGGGACATGTACCCCGAACATGAGGCCGAACGCATCCTGATGGGGCTGGGTTTTTCCGTCGCTGACTTTTCGCGCCCGATTGAAAATCTCTCCGGTGGATACCGCATGCGGGTCGCCCTGGCACATTTGCTCCTCTCGAACCCCGACGTGCTCATGCTGGACGAGCCGACCAACCACTTGGACAAACCAACCCAGCGGTGGTTTGAACGGTTTCTGCTCGACTCCAATCTCACGCTCCTGGTGATCAGCCACGACACGAAATTCCTCGATAGCATCGCCACACACATTTGGGAACTCCGCGATCGTACACTGCAGGAGTACCGCGGCAATTACACGAAGTTTCAGGAGCTACGCGCCGCCAGGGACGCCCAGATTGAAGCGGCCGCGAACCGCCAGAGCAAGGAAGTGGCTCGCGTCCAAAACTTCATCGACCGCTTTCGATACCAGGCGAATAAAGCCAAACAGGTGCAGTCGCGCATCAAGCAACTGGACAAGGTCAAGCTGATTGAGCGGCAACGCGACACCAAGCGCGTGCGCTTTAAGTTTCCCCTGCCGGCAGCCAGCGGCCGCCACGTGTTGGAGCTGAAGGGCGTGGCCAAGAGTTACGGCGAAAAGATCATTTACCAGTCCCTGAATTTCGCGGTGGAACGCGGGCAACGCATCGCGCTGGTAGGTGAGAATGGCGCCGGCAAAAGCACGCTTCTCAAGATGCTCGCCGGTGTACTGCCGTTTGAAAAGGGCTCACGCCATGTCGGACACGGTGTCACCCTCCACTATTTCGCCCAGCATCAGGCCGAATCGTTGAACCCGGACGACACGATTCTCGAATCCCTCGCCGAGGTCTCGGCCCAGGCGGAAACGAATTTCCTCCGCGGCATTGCCGGGGCATTTTTATTTTCAGGCGATGACCAGAAAAAACCGATCAAGGCCCTCAGCGGCGGCGAACGCAACCGCGTGGCTCTGGCGCGCATGCTGGTGGAACCGGCCAATACCCTGTTGCTCGACGAGCCGACCAACCACCTCGACCCCGCGTCGGTCGATATGCTGACCGACGCCATGACGGATTTTCCCGGGACCATCATTTTTATCTCCCACGATCCGACGTTCCTCGCCCGCGTCGCAACCCTCATCGTGGAAGTGGACGACGGCCAGGCCAAGAACTACTTGGGTGACTACGAATATTATCTGTGGAAAAAAGCGCAGGAATTCGAATCGATCAAGGAAAGCAGCGCGGAGCTTGCCGCCGCCAAAGCGGACAAATCCGCCGGCCCCACGAAGGCCATGACCTCGCAAGTGCAACCGAAATCTCAGGGCGGTGAACGGCGCGACCTGAGCAAAACGCAGGCACGCCTCGAGAAGCAGGTCTCACGGGCGGAGTCCGAGATCGCGACCATGGAACAGAAGGTCAAAGCGCGGGAGCAGGAATTGGCCGATCCTGCACTGTATCGGGAACATGGTCGATGGGGAGAGCTCCAGCAAGAACTAGAAAGTTGGAAGAAAGAACTGGAACGGCTCACTGCGCGCTGGGAGTCGTTGTCGCAGGAGTTGCAGGACGTGCGGGAGAAACTGACGGCGGCGGGTTAA
- a CDS encoding PilZ domain-containing protein, which produces MPRQSHSAESVTERRKYVRATLVGSALVSPQSGAKGFTAVLNNVNKIGAGLHSKETLPIGAKITVSLAFLDPHLVEQQEKLTATVAWAKPWEKGTLLGVVWDDLVTKEKNRWLYYYLEETLKSGN; this is translated from the coding sequence ATGCCGCGTCAGTCCCATTCAGCCGAGAGTGTCACCGAACGCCGAAAGTATGTCCGCGCGACCCTGGTTGGGTCGGCCCTGGTCTCGCCTCAGAGCGGCGCCAAGGGGTTCACGGCGGTGCTCAACAATGTCAATAAGATCGGCGCCGGACTGCATTCCAAAGAAACCCTGCCGATCGGCGCGAAGATTACGGTCTCGTTGGCGTTTCTTGACCCCCACCTCGTTGAGCAGCAGGAGAAATTGACTGCTACGGTGGCCTGGGCGAAACCGTGGGAGAAGGGGACGTTACTCGGGGTGGTGTGGGATGATCTGGTGACGAAAGAAAAAAACCGCTGGTTGTATTACTATCTTGAGGAGACGTTAAAGTCGGGGAATTAA
- a CDS encoding replication-associated recombination protein A has product MAERLRPRHFDDLVGQDDVVGPGRPLRQAIEEDRLSSVIFWGPPGCGKTTLAGLVAQYTKSQFVPFSAVTGGIPELREIIKAAEQRRATGRATTLFVDEIHRFNKAQQDAFLPHVERGTVVLIGATTENPSFELIAPLLSRSLVVVLQPLTGEALGSILERAIADSERGLGSLRLTIEPAARERLIAFGNGDARSLLTTLEFVAGQAPVSRDGTRTIDAELLDTALMAQSLRYDKSGEEHYNLVSAYIKSLRDSDPDGALYWLARMLEGGENPRFIARRMVIFASEDIGNADPQALVIANAVAQAVEFVGLPEAQINLAQGTTYLASRPKDNASYVGLQEARRDARQYGNLGVPLHLRNAVTSLMKDLGYGKGYRYVHDDPAASRDQGHLPDSLKGARYYRPRTPSSDKERG; this is encoded by the coding sequence TTGGCGGAACGCTTACGTCCGCGACACTTCGATGATCTGGTGGGGCAGGATGACGTGGTGGGGCCTGGCCGCCCGCTGAGGCAAGCGATCGAGGAGGATCGACTTTCATCGGTGATTTTCTGGGGGCCGCCGGGTTGCGGGAAAACCACATTGGCCGGGCTGGTGGCGCAGTATACGAAATCGCAGTTCGTGCCGTTTTCAGCAGTGACCGGAGGCATACCGGAGCTACGCGAGATTATCAAAGCCGCAGAGCAGCGGCGAGCCACGGGGCGGGCGACCACGCTCTTCGTGGACGAGATCCACCGGTTCAACAAAGCCCAGCAAGATGCCTTTTTGCCCCATGTCGAACGGGGAACGGTCGTCCTCATCGGGGCCACAACCGAAAATCCCTCCTTTGAACTGATCGCGCCCCTGCTGTCCCGCTCCCTTGTGGTTGTACTCCAGCCGTTGACAGGAGAGGCACTCGGCTCGATTCTCGAACGTGCCATTGCCGATTCGGAACGCGGCCTTGGTTCACTTCGGCTCACCATAGAGCCTGCGGCCCGTGAACGGTTGATTGCCTTCGGCAACGGCGATGCGAGGAGCTTGTTGACCACGCTGGAGTTTGTGGCCGGCCAAGCTCCAGTGAGCCGTGATGGCACGAGGACTATCGATGCCGAGCTCCTGGATACCGCGTTGATGGCTCAGTCACTGCGCTACGACAAGTCGGGCGAAGAGCATTACAATCTCGTGTCGGCCTACATTAAGAGCCTGCGGGATTCAGATCCGGATGGGGCGTTGTATTGGCTTGCGCGGATGCTGGAAGGTGGAGAGAACCCTCGATTCATTGCCCGCCGCATGGTGATTTTCGCGTCGGAGGATATCGGCAATGCCGATCCTCAGGCGCTGGTGATCGCCAATGCCGTCGCGCAGGCCGTAGAGTTCGTGGGACTTCCGGAGGCACAGATCAATCTGGCGCAGGGTACGACCTATCTTGCCTCCCGCCCGAAAGATAACGCGTCCTATGTGGGGTTACAGGAGGCACGTCGTGACGCTCGGCAATATGGCAACCTCGGTGTCCCGCTGCATTTGCGAAATGCCGTGACCTCGCTGATGAAGGACCTCGGGTATGGGAAGGGGTACCGGTATGTCCATGACGATCCGGCGGCCAGCCGCGATCAAGGCCACCTGCCCGATTCTCTGAAAGGCGCGCGCTACTATCGCCCTCGCACACCCTCCTCTGATAAAGAAAGGGGCTAG
- a CDS encoding alpha/beta fold hydrolase — protein sequence MFFHVNGIRLAYDDHGTGVPLVFLHAFPLNRSMWAPQVAALSQQFRTIAIDLRGHGESDAPLWSFSLDQYADDVSALLDHLAIPQAVLVGLSMGGYVSLAFSKKYGHRLRALILADTRAQADSAEGRTGRYHLAQTAYTKGATAVAETMLSKLLGTTSLQHKSELVAYVRETIHQAPVSGILVDLMAMADRPDSLAHLRTITCPTLVVIGQEDFTTPLADAELMAREIPGARLAVIPAAGHVSNREQPEVFNDLLRGFVEGLPNTPGA from the coding sequence ATGTTTTTTCACGTGAACGGCATCAGACTCGCGTACGACGACCATGGCACGGGTGTCCCTCTGGTCTTTCTTCACGCTTTTCCGTTGAATCGCTCCATGTGGGCACCGCAAGTGGCCGCGCTCTCACAGCAATTCAGAACCATTGCCATCGACCTCCGTGGACACGGCGAATCGGACGCCCCCCTCTGGTCATTCTCACTCGACCAGTACGCCGATGACGTTTCAGCACTGCTCGATCACCTGGCCATTCCTCAAGCCGTCCTGGTCGGACTCTCCATGGGCGGGTATGTCAGCCTAGCGTTCTCTAAAAAATACGGCCATCGACTGCGGGCGTTGATATTGGCCGACACCCGCGCCCAGGCCGATAGCGCAGAGGGACGAACGGGGCGTTATCATCTGGCGCAAACGGCTTACACGAAAGGAGCGACGGCCGTCGCGGAAACCATGCTTTCGAAATTGCTCGGCACGACGTCACTGCAGCACAAATCAGAATTGGTGGCCTACGTGCGCGAGACGATCCATCAGGCACCAGTGAGCGGCATTCTAGTGGACCTCATGGCCATGGCAGACCGTCCAGACTCCCTGGCTCATCTCCGGACCATCACCTGCCCGACGCTGGTGGTGATCGGCCAAGAAGACTTCACGACTCCCCTCGCCGACGCCGAGCTCATGGCGCGCGAAATCCCCGGTGCCCGGCTGGCCGTTATTCCAGCCGCCGGACACGTGAGTAATCGGGAACAACCTGAGGTCTTTAACGATCTGCTGCGGGGGTTCGTCGAGGGACTACCAAACACACCGGGCGCGTGA
- the folE gene encoding GTP cyclohydrolase I FolE, with protein MAKVVSGSRARRSKVAGEASGQDPIEGLMTQLLVELGEDPDRNGLLNTPKRVAKAMRFMTQGYRQDIDHLLNGALFPIEYDEMVIVKDIDFFSMCEHHLLPFFGKCHVGYLPNKKVVGLSKIPRVVDAFSRRLQVQERLTLQIAETLKKKLNAHGVAVVMEARHLCMMMRGVEKQNTVAVSSSMLGVFRTQQQTREEFLTLIRGSSVRDGN; from the coding sequence ATGGCTAAAGTAGTTTCCGGATCCCGCGCCAGACGGTCGAAGGTGGCTGGCGAGGCGTCGGGTCAGGATCCGATTGAAGGGCTGATGACGCAACTCCTCGTGGAGTTGGGAGAAGATCCTGACCGAAACGGACTGCTGAACACACCGAAGCGTGTCGCCAAGGCTATGCGTTTTATGACGCAGGGTTACCGCCAAGATATCGATCACCTACTCAACGGAGCGCTCTTTCCCATCGAGTACGATGAGATGGTGATCGTGAAGGACATCGACTTCTTCAGTATGTGTGAGCATCACCTGCTTCCGTTCTTCGGGAAGTGTCACGTGGGATATCTGCCCAACAAAAAAGTCGTGGGCCTCAGTAAGATCCCACGAGTCGTCGATGCATTTAGCCGGCGGCTGCAAGTGCAGGAACGGTTAACGTTGCAGATCGCCGAAACGCTCAAGAAGAAGTTGAATGCCCATGGGGTGGCGGTAGTGATGGAAGCGCGGCACCTCTGTATGATGATGCGAGGCGTGGAGAAGCAGAATACGGTGGCGGTCAGCAGTTCCATGCTCGGCGTGTTTCGGACCCAGCAGCAGACGCGGGAAGAATTCTTGACGTTGATTCGCGGTAGTAGCGTGAGGGACGGAAATTAG